A segment of the Pseudoalteromonas piscicida genome:
GGCAAAAGTGTGTAAACAAAATGGGGCAAAAATGGTGTGGGCGATGGCTATCAGCCTCACACCATTCGACGCTTAAAAGCGTATTATTTGATTGATATAGCTAGAACAGATATCAATCAACTTGCTAAATGTTCTGGACCTTATCTTATGCCGTGTGCAAAGAACAACGCGTTATTTAGCAGTCGGCTAGAACCGAACCTAAAGCCACGAAATACAGGATTGTCAGTCATTCCTACAGCCACCCCACGTCCAGACGTTGACGCTATCAAGACAGAGGAACCAGCGATCTGTTCAACGTTAATATTATCAGCATACCCTGCCAATAAAGGCTTTTTAGTATACGTCAACGACTCGATAAATGGCTTATTATTACGATGCATCACCCAAGTGCTATTTTTAAAGACAGGCAATTCCCGGTTCTCAAAGCCAAAAGACAAAGGATGGCTTAAATCCAAACGCGCATCAAAAATCGCGCCGGCAATCCGCTGTTTTGCCGACAGGCTATCTTGATCTGCAAAGGTGAGATTTTTGCTGTCAAACTGGGCTCGCATTTCTTTGCTTGAAACCATTTCAGCGTCTAGTAGCTGCTGTTCGATTAGCCACTGCGCACCACGCTTTTGCCCCCAAATCACACCGCCTTTAGCGACCCAGCTCAAGAGCTTAGCTTTGCTCTTGTCACTTAAATCTCCATATTTACCATCAGCCAATAAAATGTGGGTGTAGCGTGTAAGATCGAGTTTCTCGATATGCTGCTTTTCCACAATCGACGGAGCAAGTTTTAAATGCCTATCCAAATGATACCAAAGCTCACCCGCTTCATATTGACTTACACCCGCACCACCTATGATGAGGACTTCTGGCTTTTGCAGCTGCAGCATTTGTCTTGACCCAAAATCGACGCCACTTCGTGTCATGCCTGTAGTCACACTATATACTGGAAGTGAAAGCTCTCTGGCGATTGTTTCAAGCTCAGTAAACCAGTCCGCTTGCTGTTGAATACCACTTGCTATCACCAATGTACCGGCCTGAAAGTCATGAGAGCCTGAGGTGGTTGATGCTGAAAATGGTGACATTGCAGCTGCCACTTTCACTCCAGCCTGTAAGAGGCGATTTGCTAATTGTGGCGCTAGGTAATGATGCCATTCTATGGTGTAGGCATAACTTCCTGCAACGGGAGCCAATATATTTGATTCAGTGCTCGATTCACCTTGAAGCTTTAAACCCCAGCCACTTTTTACTGCGGCAAAATCTAAATCATAAGCGTACGGCATCGTCCAACCTGAAACATCGTAGAAAGTGTTGTCCTTAAAATGCGTCTGTGTGCTAAATAGTGCTTTTATCAAGCGATATTGCGGCTGGGCTAGCGGAATGTATAAATCCCCTTGCTGATATTCAGTGTTATCCACCTCTTTGGTTTTTGAGAGATATTTCACCTCTATCTGATGCTGTTTCAATAAATCCACAAACGCTTGAAAACGGTAATTATCCTTTCCCCGTGCAACAACGTAACCGTTGATTTCATCTTTACTCGCAAGCTCATTCGCTTGTTGATAAAACTGCTGCTGATAGTCAAGTAAAGCGCGTCTATGTGTCGTGCTGGCTTGAAATGTCGAGAGACTCGTCGTAACCTGATTTTTAATCGTTTCAGGAAAGCTCAACACGCCATACTGAGTTTCTTGTGCATGCCCTCGACTACTTGCTTGTTCAAACAAAATGCCAACCGCACCATTTACGTCGGGGTACGTAGAACCTTTGCCATAATAAAAGTCATCAAAGCTCTCTTGAGTAAAATATAACTCCCCTTGCGCATCAAGGGCTTTGGCATGAAACTTACCAATCTCGTTGGTTAGCGCTACGTTTTGTAATGGGGTAATTGGGTGAGTCCTTGATGGGATCCCAGGTTGAAAAAAATACGTACTATTTGGGCCCATTTCATGAAAATCGGTCAGTACGTTAGGTTTCCAACGGTGGAATGCTTTGATCCGTGCTTTTGACTCAGGATGTTGTAGTAGTAACCAGTCACGATTGAGGTCAAACCAATAATGGTTAGTACGACTAGAAGGCCAAGACTCATTATGCTCGCGATGTGCAGGATCAGTTGATAGAGACATGCTCTTATTGGCGTTTGCCCATGTAGCAAAGCGTGATAAGCCATCAGGGTTCAAGGCTGGATCTAACAATATCACCGCATTATCAAGAAGCTGTGTAACAGACTCGCCCTGCGCCGCAGCTAAATAATATGCCATAAGTACCGCTGCATTGCTGCCTGAAGACTCATTACCGTGTACGCTATAGCCCATCCACATAACAACTGGCTGGTCTGAACGGTTTTGACTACTGCTCAATGAAGCAATATGGTCTTGCTGAATACGCGCCAAGTTTTGTTGGTTTTGTGGCGAGCTCGCTTTTGGGAGTAATAAAGGACGTCGCTCATGGCTAAATCCGATTGTTTCGACACTCAGCCTTGGGCTTTCACTTGCAAGGGTATGTAGATAATTAACGATTTGATCGTGGCGCAAATGCCACTGCCCAACTTCATATCCAAACGCTTGTTTTGGCGTAGTTATTGTGGGATCAAATTTTACTTCATCGCCAAAATAATAGGCAATGGGCTTGGCCTGCAAGCTAAAGCTCAACAGCACGATAATACAGCTTATTAACCGCATGATAATGTCCTTTAATTCCGATTACTTTTCAAGCTAACAAGCGCACCGCCGATTGCCAAATTTTTACGCCGAACACTAGCGACAACACGACGAGGAGATTATGATACGTATTAACCGAGTAATTTAGTCAAGTATAGAGCGAATTATGATCCATATTTCAGATTCTGCCCAAAGCCATTTCGCGAAACTATTAGCCGATCAGGCTGAAGGCACTAATATTAGAGTTTTCGTGGTTAATCCAGGCACCTCTCAAGCTGAGTGTGGCGTGTCATATTGCCCAGCAGATGCCGTTGAACAAAGCGATATCCGCTTACCGTTTAATGGTTTTGAAGCCATCGTTGATGAAGAAAGCGCACCATTTTTAGAAGAAGCCGATATCGACTTCGTTACCGATAAAATGGGGAGTCAGTTGACGCTTAAGGCACCAAATGCCAAAGCTAAACGATTACGTGATGATGCGAGCCTAGCTGAGCGCGTAGAGCACATGCTAGTGACAGAAGTAAATCCACAACTGGCCAATCACGGTGGTCAAGTTAGTCTAGTAGAAATTACCGCAGATGGTATTGCTGTACTTCAATTCGGCGGTGGTTGTAACGGCTGCTCAATGATTGATGTCACATTGAAAGAAGGCATCGAAAAAGAGATGATCGCTAAGTTTGAAGAAATCAACGGCGTACGTGACATCACGGAGCACGCGCGCGGCGAACACTCTTACTATTAATGAGCAAACCCCTCATTTATCGCTTAGGGTCTCACCCTAAGCGAAGTCTCAAGTTCTTCCTTTTTGGCCTTGTTATTGTGTTACTCGCGGGTGCTTTTATCGCGCTGGGTTATTATCAAGATCATCGCTTTCAAATCGCAGGTTTAGTGCTTTTACTTCCTGGTTTATGCTGTGCCTTTTACGGTTATATTGGTATTTTTGCTAATCGCTTTTCTCAAGTGATAGAAGCCAGAGAAAAACGCCGCCAAGCCCTAAAAGATAACGACCCATTTGCTTAACACAGCCCCATTATTCGAGTAAAGTAGCTTCTCGAGCGAGCAGATGATATTTATATGCCAAGGTCAATCCACGCAACCCCATAAAACAACTCATCGCAAGCCAGAGCGCATGATTACCGAGTGGCAAGGCAATCAAAAAAGGCAAGAAGAAACCGAATACCGCAGAAACTAACATGCTATTTCGCATTTCTTTAGCACGAGTAAGCCCAACAAAGATGCCGTCAAACAAAAAGCAACTCATGGCAATCAAAGGTAATAGCACCAACCAAGGTAAATAAGTACCTGCCAACGTTATCACTTCGGGGATATTGGTTAATAAGTTAATGATCCAGCCACCAGCTAGATAAAAAATAGCGCTGTATAAAAGCGCAAATGCAGCCCCCCAAAACAGGCTTACTTTTACCCATAATTGCAATTGCCCCAACGAGCCTTGTCCTTTTGCTCTGCCGACCTTTGCCTCGGCAGCATAAGCGATACCGTCCATCGCAAAGCTAACTAACATCAAAAAATTCAGTAAGACAGCATTGGCCGCTAGCGTGATCTCACCAAGTCTTGCGCCATAGAAAGTCATAAAACTAAAGCAGAGTTGTAAGATCAAGGAACGAATAAAAATATCACGATTCAAGGTGAGTAAACTGAGCCACTGCGCGCGCTTTGGTAGAGTGAATTTCAACGAAATACCGTAGCGCTTTGCGACCAATGCGCTCAAAAACAAAGATAAGCCTAATGCCGAATAGTCTGCAATCAGTGAAGCCCAAGCTGCGCCTGCTACTCCCCACTCAAATCCGACAACAAATAAAATATCCAAAGCTATATTCACTATGTTCGTGAACAACACCAGATAGAATGGCCCTCGCCCGTAATGCATTCCAAGCATAAAGCCCAGCAACACAAGATTTAACATTGCTGCAGGCGCGCTAAATACACGGATTTGAAAATATAATTTTGCTTGCTCAAATACTTCACTAGAAGCATTTGAAAGTTGAGCAATAACTTGGACCAGCAGAGGAGATAATAGAATCAAACTCACGGCAAAGAGCAGCGCAATGAGCATGCTGGTAAATAGTGAACGTGCTAGCTTGTCATGGTCTTGCTGGCCGCTTGATTGAGCGATCACTCCTGTAGTACTCATTCGCAGAAAACTTGCAAGCCAAAATAGTACCGAGATAGCGCTAGAGCCTAGCGCTATCCCAGCCAAAAAATGCGCATCCCCCATATGACCAATGACTGCTGTATCGACTAATCCTAACAGTGGCACCGTAATATTTGATAGTATCATCGGACCTGCAAGTAGTAAGAGGCTCAGATGTTGCGCTTTATGGCATTTAAGAAATTGATACAACATATTATTTTTGGTTTGGCCCTATTCTCAGCAAATAGTTGGGGTGCGGTTATCTTACAGTATCATCACGTGAGTGAGAAACTCCCAGCGGTCACCAGCGTGAGTGAAGAAACCTTTAAATCTCATCTTAACCACATTAAAGAACATGGTTTTTCGGTGATACCTTTACCACAATTGTTAGATAGCCTAAAGTCGGGTAAGTCTCTACCAGAAAAGACGTTAGCTATCACCTTTGATGATGGCTATGAAAATAATATCACTGCGGCGGCCCCGATCCTGGAATCTTTTGGCTTTCCCTATACTATTTTCGTCAACCCTCAACTTATTGACGAAAAGAAAAGCTATGTCATGACGTGGGATGAACTGAGGTCATTAGCAAAACGCGGGGCTATTATCGCAAATCATAGTGCTAAGCACGATTACCTCCACCTCAAACTAAAAAATGAAACAGCGGCGCAGTGGCGTGCACGTGTTGAGCACGATATCACATGGTCACAACAGCGTATTAAAGAAGAAATTGGCCACGATTACCCCTACCTCGCATACCCTTACGGTGAGTTTAACCATGAATTGCAAAAGCTAGTAGCAGAGCTTGGACTTATTGGTATTGGCCAACACTCTGGTGCGGTTGGTGTTTCTTCAGATTTTACACGTATCGCTCGCTTTCCCGCATCAGGAAACTACAGCAACTTAGAAACATTAAAAACTAAGCTCGAGACCAAAGCGTTCTCTCTACAAAAATTAGATTACCTTGATAGCGTTACGAACAATAAAACCCCAGCAATCACGTTGCATTTTAACAATAAGGATTTTCATCAGAGTCAATTTGCATGCTACGTTTCAGGTGTTGGACAAGCTGAGCTGACGTGGCTATCAGAAACCAGCGTACGTATCCAAACCCCGAAAGCACTATCCATAGGACGGTCTCGATATAACTGTACGGCACCTTCAATCAAAGACACAGGACGATATTATTGGTTTTCACAACCTTGGGTTATTGAAAAATGACAGCTTTGGGTAGGAGCAAATTAGCTCTTACCCCTACTTTTTAACCGCGCTCAGCATGGTTTCAGTCACTTTACTCAAAGGTACTAGGCTTTGCACTGCGCCAAGCTCGTACGCCGCTCTAGGCATTCCCCATACCACACAGCTAAGTTCATCTTGTGCAAATGTATTGGCACCAGTGGTTTTCAAAGCTAGCATTGCTTTTGCTCCATCACTACCCATTCCCGTAAGCATAGCAGCACAAACATGCTTCCCCATTGGCACAAGGGAGTTAAATAACACCTCAACTGAGGGTTTATGACGATTAACAGGCTCAGTATCATCTAATCGGCAAACATATCCGGTTGCAGTGTGTGCCACCTTAAGATGTTTGTCTCCCGGTGCTATGAAAACATGACCAGGTAATAAAACATCACCATCTTCCGCTTCTTTGACTGATACCGCACAGGTGCGATCCATTCTTTGCGCGAATGAGGTACTGAAAACTGGTGGGATATGTTGGGTGATAACAACAGGAGGGGCGTGTGTTGGTAATCGCATAAGCACCTCTCTGATAGCTTCAGTTCCTCCAGTTGAGGCGCCTATGGCTAAAATAGTATTACGAGAAAATGTATAATTACGGCCAATTTCTAATTCGCTTTCCTGTTTTGGTGCTTTAAAAGCCCTCACTCTTGCACCGGCCGCTACTCTAATTTTCTTAACCAGCAAATCGGAATAAGACATTAAGGTATCAGCAACATTGCTGGTGGGCTTAGAAATAAAATCAACGGCACCTAATTCTAGTGCTTCTATCGTGGCGGGTGAGCCCTCTTGGGTCAACGTAGAGATCATCACAACAGGCATAGGCCTTAAGCGCATTAAATTTTTAAGAAAATTAATGCCATTCATTTTTGGCATTTCTATATCCAAAGTTAATACATCAGGCGAAGTAGACTTAATGAGCTCTCTAGCTTCATAAGGGTCTTCCGCGGTGCCAACGACTTTAATACCATCCGCCTGACCTAAAATTTCTTTTAACAACCCACGAATTAACGGCGAGTCGTCAACAATCAGAACTTTGATCATATTTCACACCTAAAATAGCTCAATATCCGTTTTATTGTCTTGAGCCTCAATGTCATGTAAGTAACGCACTTCACGTTGTTCAATTGTGTTATTGTGCATGGTTCGTAACTTTTTCACTTGCGCTTTGCCACTTTGAGGATGAAAGATAACTTTTCTTGGCCAGGGGCCGCCTACATCCTGTGAAATCAAATTTAAACTTTCCTCTTCCACATAGGCTTGAGCAAACCTGATATTACCTTCTCCGATATCAGTCATAGCGCTAATAATTTTTCCGCCGCCAAAAAGTTTAATTTTTAAATTGCTTCTAGACGCCCCATTTTTGAGTACTTCATTTATCAGATACTCCATCGCCCAGTTACCGTAACGGCAATTTAGGTCATCCGCATGCACTTCTCTTAGTGCCTTTGCTCCAGGTAACATAAAGTGATTCATACCACCTATCCCCAATTTCTCATCATATACGCAAGCGGCAATGCAGGAACCTAGTACAGTCGAAATCAGTTCATCCTGCTTAGATACATAAAACTCCCCCGGAAGTACTTTTGCAACGACTTTGGCACGCCCTGAATCCCAAAAGCGTTTTACATGCTCGAAGCCTCTGAGAACGGGTCTAAACTCTCTCATTCAACTGGCCTTTTTGATAAATGGTTTTACCTAAATTTTTAAATTCTAGGTGCTCTTTTCCCATCGTTTCGGAGTGCCCTATAAGTAAGTAACCATTGGGAACTAACATGTCATGATATTGCTCAAACAATTTATCTTTTGTTTCTTTATCAAAATAAATCAAAACATTACGACAGAAAATAACATCAAAGGGCCCTTTCATTGGCCATGGTTCTAGAAGATTAAGTCGTTTAAAATGGATGAAGGATTGCAATTTAGGCTTCACTTTATACATTGCTCCATCAGCACTTCTAAGAAACCATTTTTTGAGCTTATCTTCGTCTAAACCCGTGACGTTATTTGCCGTATATTCTCCAAGACTCGCTTTGCCTAAGACATTGGAATCTAAATCTGTTGCCAGTACTTTGACATCCCAACCATTAGGAAAAGCATTCGCAATGGTCATCGCAATACTATAGGGTTCTTCACCTGTGGAGCACCCGGCAGACCAGATCCGGACTCTTCTGTCGTGTTTGTGTCTGGCAATAATTTCGGGAACTATTTTCTTTGTTAGAAATTCGAAGTGATGATTTTCCCGAAAAAATGAGGTTAAATTGGTCGTAATTGCATTGATAAAATGACTAAATTCAACATCTTGATTTTCTTCCAAAAACGACAAGTACGCCTCAAATGATTTTAGCCCATTGGCTCTTATGCGCCTTGCCAACCTTGAGTAAACCATTTCCCTTTTATGCGGCCCGAGTACTATGCCGCATGTGTCATAGACTCGAGCCGAAATTTCGGAAAAATCCTTATCGGTCAACAGAAACTCTCGCATCGTCGTATTCCTTCAGCCAACCCCCACTACGGAATTGATCTATTGCCTAACCCTAAAACTCTTCCCACTCTTCCGAGTCATCTGCAAACTGATTACTTTTCGTGTTTTGCTGAGGGGGCTTATTAGAGTTCATTGTCCGTTTTGGTAATTGCTTTTCTGGCGCTTTATAGTTCTTCGGTGACTCAGACATTTCTAAGCTACGGTGTGAAGATTCATCAAGAGTGAAGAAGTTTAATAATCTTCTCATATCATTTGCTTGCTCAGCCATCGACTCCCCTGCGGCTGACGCTTCTTCAACTAAGGCAGCATTTTGCTGCGTCATTTCATCCATTTGTGACACTGCTTTATTAACCTGCTCAATACCTGAACTCTGCTCAATCGACGCTTCAGCAATGTCAGAAATCATGTTTGTCACCCGCTTAACAGACTCAACTATTTCTTTTAGCGTTTCACCAGATTCATTAACCAGTAACGTACCATCTTCAACCTTACTTACACTGTCTCTGATCAGATCTTTAATCTCTTTCGCCGCTGCTGCAGAACGCTGAGCTAGATTACGGACCTCACCCGCGACCACTGCAAAGCCTCTACCTTGTTCTCCGGCTCTGGCAGCTTCAACGGCTGCGTTTAATGCCAATAGGTTTGTCTGGAAAGCGATTTCATCAATAACGCCTATAATGTCGGCAATTTTCTTACTTGAATCATTAATTTCAGACATGCTTTCAACTGCGCGTGTGACTACTTCACCGCCTTTGGTCGCCTTATCACAAGTCTCTTCGGCCAACTCATTAGCTACTTTCGCGTTATCTGCATTTTGTCTAACTGTGCTCGTCATTTCTTCCATGCTAGAAGCTGTTTCTTCTAGTGAGGAGGCTTGCTCTTCAGTTCGCTGACTCAAATCCGCGTTACCTTGGGAGATTTCAT
Coding sequences within it:
- a CDS encoding M14 family metallopeptidase, with the protein product MRLISCIIVLLSFSLQAKPIAYYFGDEVKFDPTITTPKQAFGYEVGQWHLRHDQIVNYLHTLASESPRLSVETIGFSHERRPLLLPKASSPQNQQNLARIQQDHIASLSSSQNRSDQPVVMWMGYSVHGNESSGSNAAVLMAYYLAAAQGESVTQLLDNAVILLDPALNPDGLSRFATWANANKSMSLSTDPAHREHNESWPSSRTNHYWFDLNRDWLLLQHPESKARIKAFHRWKPNVLTDFHEMGPNSTYFFQPGIPSRTHPITPLQNVALTNEIGKFHAKALDAQGELYFTQESFDDFYYGKGSTYPDVNGAVGILFEQASSRGHAQETQYGVLSFPETIKNQVTTSLSTFQASTTHRRALLDYQQQFYQQANELASKDEINGYVVARGKDNYRFQAFVDLLKQHQIEVKYLSKTKEVDNTEYQQGDLYIPLAQPQYRLIKALFSTQTHFKDNTFYDVSGWTMPYAYDLDFAAVKSGWGLKLQGESSTESNILAPVAGSYAYTIEWHHYLAPQLANRLLQAGVKVAAAMSPFSASTTSGSHDFQAGTLVIASGIQQQADWFTELETIARELSLPVYSVTTGMTRSGVDFGSRQMLQLQKPEVLIIGGAGVSQYEAGELWYHLDRHLKLAPSIVEKQHIEKLDLTRYTHILLADGKYGDLSDKSKAKLLSWVAKGGVIWGQKRGAQWLIEQQLLDAEMVSSKEMRAQFDSKNLTFADQDSLSAKQRIAGAIFDARLDLSHPLSFGFENRELPVFKNSTWVMHRNNKPFIESLTYTKKPLLAGYADNINVEQIAGSSVLIASTSGRGVAVGMTDNPVFRGFRFGSSRLLNNALFFAHGIR
- the nfuA gene encoding Fe-S biogenesis protein NfuA, with the translated sequence MIHISDSAQSHFAKLLADQAEGTNIRVFVVNPGTSQAECGVSYCPADAVEQSDIRLPFNGFEAIVDEESAPFLEEADIDFVTDKMGSQLTLKAPNAKAKRLRDDASLAERVEHMLVTEVNPQLANHGGQVSLVEITADGIAVLQFGGGCNGCSMIDVTLKEGIEKEMIAKFEEINGVRDITEHARGEHSYY
- the dinF gene encoding MATE family efflux transporter DinF, which gives rise to MYQFLKCHKAQHLSLLLLAGPMILSNITVPLLGLVDTAVIGHMGDAHFLAGIALGSSAISVLFWLASFLRMSTTGVIAQSSGQQDHDKLARSLFTSMLIALLFAVSLILLSPLLVQVIAQLSNASSEVFEQAKLYFQIRVFSAPAAMLNLVLLGFMLGMHYGRGPFYLVLFTNIVNIALDILFVVGFEWGVAGAAWASLIADYSALGLSLFLSALVAKRYGISLKFTLPKRAQWLSLLTLNRDIFIRSLILQLCFSFMTFYGARLGEITLAANAVLLNFLMLVSFAMDGIAYAAEAKVGRAKGQGSLGQLQLWVKVSLFWGAAFALLYSAIFYLAGGWIINLLTNIPEVITLAGTYLPWLVLLPLIAMSCFLFDGIFVGLTRAKEMRNSMLVSAVFGFFLPFLIALPLGNHALWLAMSCFMGLRGLTLAYKYHLLAREATLLE
- a CDS encoding polysaccharide deacetylase family protein, encoding MLRFMAFKKLIQHIIFGLALFSANSWGAVILQYHHVSEKLPAVTSVSEETFKSHLNHIKEHGFSVIPLPQLLDSLKSGKSLPEKTLAITFDDGYENNITAAAPILESFGFPYTIFVNPQLIDEKKSYVMTWDELRSLAKRGAIIANHSAKHDYLHLKLKNETAAQWRARVEHDITWSQQRIKEEIGHDYPYLAYPYGEFNHELQKLVAELGLIGIGQHSGAVGVSSDFTRIARFPASGNYSNLETLKTKLETKAFSLQKLDYLDSVTNNKTPAITLHFNNKDFHQSQFACYVSGVGQAELTWLSETSVRIQTPKALSIGRSRYNCTAPSIKDTGRYYWFSQPWVIEK
- a CDS encoding protein-glutamate methylesterase/protein-glutamine glutaminase, with the translated sequence MIKVLIVDDSPLIRGLLKEILGQADGIKVVGTAEDPYEARELIKSTSPDVLTLDIEMPKMNGINFLKNLMRLRPMPVVMISTLTQEGSPATIEALELGAVDFISKPTSNVADTLMSYSDLLVKKIRVAAGARVRAFKAPKQESELEIGRNYTFSRNTILAIGASTGGTEAIREVLMRLPTHAPPVVITQHIPPVFSTSFAQRMDRTCAVSVKEAEDGDVLLPGHVFIAPGDKHLKVAHTATGYVCRLDDTEPVNRHKPSVEVLFNSLVPMGKHVCAAMLTGMGSDGAKAMLALKTTGANTFAQDELSCVVWGMPRAAYELGAVQSLVPLSKVTETMLSAVKK
- the cheD gene encoding chemoreceptor glutamine deamidase CheD; translation: MREFRPVLRGFEHVKRFWDSGRAKVVAKVLPGEFYVSKQDELISTVLGSCIAACVYDEKLGIGGMNHFMLPGAKALREVHADDLNCRYGNWAMEYLINEVLKNGASRSNLKIKLFGGGKIISAMTDIGEGNIRFAQAYVEEESLNLISQDVGGPWPRKVIFHPQSGKAQVKKLRTMHNNTIEQREVRYLHDIEAQDNKTDIELF
- a CDS encoding CheR family methyltransferase, giving the protein MREFLLTDKDFSEISARVYDTCGIVLGPHKREMVYSRLARRIRANGLKSFEAYLSFLEENQDVEFSHFINAITTNLTSFFRENHHFEFLTKKIVPEIIARHKHDRRVRIWSAGCSTGEEPYSIAMTIANAFPNGWDVKVLATDLDSNVLGKASLGEYTANNVTGLDEDKLKKWFLRSADGAMYKVKPKLQSFIHFKRLNLLEPWPMKGPFDVIFCRNVLIYFDKETKDKLFEQYHDMLVPNGYLLIGHSETMGKEHLEFKNLGKTIYQKGQLNERV